A window of the Brassica oleracea var. oleracea cultivar TO1000 chromosome C1, BOL, whole genome shotgun sequence genome harbors these coding sequences:
- the LOC106334623 gene encoding uncharacterized protein LOC106334623: MEWPKELQTLAHNIHIAKLKPLEPMINLTFMTNGVSEDAFKLKLFPFSLGDKAYQWEKALPSDSVRTWNECKRAFLEKFFSTSRTAKIRNEISSVQQKNLEGFSEAWCRNRLDTASNGFFLGRTEEEAEELLENMAKSDSVYNEEHDRINKSDDQQTKKEIKSLQDKMDLLLSNQAKQEQMNFVGGPSQEVPPKINEVDGLEGQEELCFINANGTWYRKEPNFQYQNNYQQKPYYNNQQGGYQAKQNYPQANQSPQTQGSFSQAQAPDSSVDSMFKQLLEFQSRNEKTMIYEFKNIHAKIDGNYSDLNNKYMQLASHLKALESQVTSMPSSSKQPMGSLPGKPEMNPKESCNVVFSTTSSKIELSDHEKQEDEIERLVFGTEFGEVERFVVTTAEAQIVKDAARKVEATNLQKAEHKAEKQVEKRAGNKLKEVKLEEATEIELSPYDKLPFPQRALTKAQKKGLSKFRKDLSDVGVRLPEISGMREAHVQMMLMKDILDHQAEVGELLDISILKIEPPIPPKSLPKLEFQGMFTLSCYLGIESMEPNTSSLQFGDSSSTTPTGLIKDFPLKIGACTILIELTVLKMATEKRVPLIFDTPFLTTVGACIDFANKKFDSPLSERPAVLLFRGSRSPTAEDQAASLPG, from the exons ATGGAGTGGCCCAAGGAGCTGCAAACCTTAGCCCACAACATCCACATCGCCAAGCTAAAGCCATTGGAGCCTATGATAAACCTCACATTCATG ACCAATGGTGTTTCTGAAGATGCATTCAAGTTGAAGCTGTTCCCTTTTTCTCTGGGAGACAAAGCATATCAATGGGAGAAGGCTCTTCCAAGTGACTCTGTCAGAACCTGGAATGAGTGCAAGAGGGCATTCCTAGAGAAGTTCTTCTCTACCTCAAGGACAGCCAAGATCAGGAATGAGATCTCTAGCGTTCAGCAGAAGAACTTAGAGGGATTTAGTGAAGCATGG TGTAGAAACAGGCTTGATACTGCCAGCAATGGTTTCTTTTTGGGAAGAACTGAGGAAGAGGCAGAGGAACTGTTAGAGAACATGGCCAAGAGTGACTCAGTCTACAATGAGGAACATGATAGGATCAACAAAAGTGATGATCAACAGACAAAAAAAGAGATCAAGTCCTTACAAGACAAGATGGATTTGCTTCTTTCCAACCAAGCTAAACAGGAGCAGATGAACTTTGTGGGTGGTCCTAGTCAAGAGGTTCCTCCTAAGATCAATGAGGTTGATGGTTTAGAAGGCCAAGAGGAGCTGTGCTTCATCAATGCTAATGGCACATGGTACAGGAAAGAGCCCAATTTTCAGTACCAAAACAACTATCAGCAAAAGCCTTACTACAACAATCAGCAAGGAGGTTATCAAGCCAAGCAGAACTATCCTCAAGCCAACCAGTCTCCTCAGACTCAAGGAAGCTTTTCTCAAGCTCAAGCTCCAGATTCAAGTGTGGATTCTATGTTCAAGCAACTCTTGGAATTTCAGTCCAGAAATGAGAAGACCATGATTTATGAGTTCAAGAACATCCATGCAAAGATTGATGGGAACTATTCTGACCTCAACAACAAGTACATGCAACTTGCCTCTCATCTCAAGGCTTTGGAGAGTCAAGTTACTTCTATGCCTTCATCCTCCAAGCAGCCAATGGGGTCTCTACCAGGGAAACCAGAAATGAACCCCAAGGAGTCTTGCAATGTTGTCTTCTCCACTACTTCTTCAAAGATTGAGCTAAGTGATCATGAGAAACAGGAGGATGAGATTGAAAGACTGGTATTTGGAACTGAGTTTGGGGAAGTTGAGAGATTTGTTGTGACCACAGCTGAAGCACAGATTGTGAAGGACGCTGCCAGGAAGGTTGAAGCAACGAATCTGCAAAAAGCTGAGCACAAGGCTGAGAAACAAGTTGAGAAGAGAGCTGGCAACAAGCTAAAAGAGGTTAAGCTAGAGGAAGCCACTGAGATTGAGCTATCACCCTATGATAAGCTCCCTTTCCCCCAAAGAGCTCTCACCAAAGCTCAGAAGAAGGGGCTGTCCAAGTTCAGGAAAGATCTTAGTGATGTTGGGGTCAGGCTTCCAGAAATCTCGGGTATGCGTGAAGCTCATGTCCAGATGATGCTCATGAAGGACATTCTAGACCACCAAGCTGAAGTGGGCGAGCTTTTGGACATCTCCATTCTGAAGATTGAACCACCAATCCCTCCAAAGTCCCTCCCTAAGCTTGAGTTTCAAGGGATGTTCACCTTGTCTTGCTACCTTG GGATTGAGAGCATGGAGCCAAACACATCTTCCCTACAGTTTGGAGATTCCTCTTCTACAACCCCTACTGGTCTCATCAAGGACTTCCCTTTGAAGATTGGAGCATGCACCATTCTTATAGAACTCACTGTTCTGAAGATGGCAACTGAGAAGAGAGTCCCATTGATCTTTGACACTCCATTCCTCACAACAGTGGGAGCTTGTATAGACTTTGCCAACAAGAAG TTCGACTCCCCGCTCTCGGAGCGACCCGCTGTCCTCTTGTTCCGCGGTAGTCGCTCTCCAACTGCTGAAGATCAAGCCGCTTCCTTGCCTGGGTGA